In the genome of Rhipicephalus microplus isolate Deutch F79 unplaced genomic scaffold, USDA_Rmic scaffold_21, whole genome shotgun sequence, one region contains:
- the LOC142785389 gene encoding uncharacterized protein LOC142785389, which produces MARPLAVCIRELLKTSRLGASPASSAWFSSQSNPEEWEALSGDLMAIHSRRQKDKPASLKRRRPVFKTSEQRQSNKPKASLGGERLFGLHPVLLSLRARKRILYELHVDERKLSKAGRLEQSPLLLQILDLAKEQELPVSGCPHNLLHQWCGREVHQIRFCTCEKLAVEDGERVAAQQKLCSVRRLGSFGSSLNLNMPLL; this is translated from the exons ATGGCTCGTCCTCTCGCA GTATGCATCAGGGAACTCCTGAAGACGTCGCGTCTCGGTGCTAGCCCTGCCTCGAGCGCTTGGTTCTCGAGTCAGTCGAACCCCGAGGAGTGGGAAGCCCTCAGCGGGGATCTTATGGCCATACATTCGAGGCGTCAAAAAGACAAGCCAGCTTCCCTGAAGCGCAG AAGGCCAGTATTTAAGACATCCGAGCAGCGTCAGAGTAACAAGCCGAAAGCCAGCCTTGGTGGTGAACGCTTGTTTGGACTGCACCCCGTGCTGCTGTCGCTGCGTGCTCGCAAGCGCATCTTGTATGAGCTGCATGTGGACGAACGCAAGCTGTCCAAGGCAGGCAGGCTGGAACAGAGTCCGCTGCTGCTCCAGATACTGGACCTGGCCAAGGAGCAGGAGCTGCCCGTTAGTGGCTGCCCGCACAACCTTTTGCATCAGTGGTGTGGCAGAGAAGTTCACCAG ATACGTTTTTGCACGTGCGAGAAGTTAGCCGTGGAAGATGGTGAACGTGTGGCTGCGCAACAAAAGCTGTGCTCTGTGCGGCGATTAGGAAGTTTTGGATCAAGCCTGAACCTGAATATGCCGCTGCTATGA